A genomic window from Catenulispora sp. GP43 includes:
- a CDS encoding glycosyltransferase family 39 protein codes for MTATVDADSPETEQDRDTDTRTDTRTDTDTDTAEPSETGTDDRGRNADDRDQNTDDGDQADPVDPVDPVESPSDSASSGKPAASSHGADETMLIPMLLRPTVREEQGHGQPAVPKSDRWIVLALTAVAIALSATAYGYYVHEHITMAIKDSYSHLEIGRRVISGTTPGIAQLGGVWLPLPHVLQALLAWNWFMYHTGLSGSLISMAAYVIASQAVYRVIRVFDPERAWPAITAAMVFMTNPNVLYMQSTSMDELPFFACTLVAVLYLLRWATTGRPTSLMASGMASFAAMLCRYEAWFLGVLYVITVMVIARKNGHTWRDVRGLGLVASVFGLVIAAAGWLLYNWAIFGNPLNFLDGSESAAKQMAGRTDAEIGHWRVALHGYGTAVIADVGLAVLIAAALGLLLLLGRERLSARSLPLLCLVTLLPFHLYSIESGQFPFGVPDINNDLDNLRFGLPPIVPAALLVGYLFSQLPGKHGKVRLPGWIPATVAAAASVALAAMGAVTTVHHQAAIAAEATNDLGYLSYQAQVADELEHHTSGLILMNAYGNEKALFPVLDRVIYEGSKTTHENIWFQSLADPAANRIQVIVMRFTGPTADDVFRRLHGSPELKDYRLVLQNGQYLVYVRR; via the coding sequence TTGACCGCCACCGTCGACGCCGACTCCCCGGAGACCGAGCAGGACCGGGACACGGACACGCGCACGGACACACGCACGGACACGGACACGGACACGGCAGAACCGTCGGAGACCGGCACCGACGACCGCGGCCGGAACGCTGACGACCGCGACCAGAACACCGACGACGGCGACCAGGCCGATCCGGTCGATCCGGTCGATCCGGTCGAGTCGCCCTCGGACTCCGCGTCGTCCGGCAAGCCCGCGGCGAGCAGCCACGGCGCCGACGAGACCATGCTGATCCCGATGCTCCTGCGGCCGACGGTCCGCGAGGAACAGGGGCACGGGCAGCCGGCCGTCCCGAAGTCCGACCGCTGGATCGTGCTCGCCCTCACCGCCGTCGCGATCGCCCTGTCGGCCACGGCGTACGGCTACTACGTCCACGAGCACATCACGATGGCGATCAAGGACTCGTACTCCCACCTGGAGATCGGGCGCCGCGTCATCTCGGGCACCACCCCGGGCATCGCCCAGCTCGGCGGGGTGTGGCTGCCGCTGCCGCACGTGCTGCAGGCGCTGCTGGCGTGGAACTGGTTCATGTACCACACGGGGCTGTCCGGCTCGCTGATATCGATGGCGGCGTATGTGATCGCGTCGCAGGCCGTGTACCGCGTCATCCGGGTCTTCGACCCCGAACGCGCGTGGCCCGCGATCACGGCGGCCATGGTGTTCATGACGAACCCGAACGTGCTCTACATGCAGAGCACCTCCATGGACGAGCTGCCGTTCTTCGCCTGCACCCTGGTCGCGGTCCTCTACCTGCTGCGCTGGGCCACCACCGGCCGTCCCACCAGCCTGATGGCCAGCGGCATGGCCAGCTTCGCGGCGATGCTGTGCCGGTACGAGGCCTGGTTCCTGGGCGTCCTGTACGTCATCACCGTGATGGTGATCGCGCGCAAGAACGGCCACACCTGGCGCGACGTCCGCGGCCTGGGCCTGGTGGCCTCGGTGTTCGGCCTGGTCATCGCGGCCGCCGGCTGGCTGCTCTACAACTGGGCCATCTTCGGCAACCCGCTGAACTTCCTCGACGGCTCGGAGTCCGCCGCCAAGCAGATGGCCGGACGCACCGACGCGGAGATCGGCCACTGGCGGGTGGCCCTGCACGGCTACGGCACAGCGGTGATCGCCGACGTCGGTCTCGCAGTCCTGATAGCGGCGGCCCTGGGCCTGCTGCTGCTCCTGGGCCGGGAACGGCTGTCAGCACGCAGCCTCCCCCTGCTGTGTCTGGTCACGCTGTTGCCGTTCCACTTGTACTCGATCGAGTCCGGCCAGTTCCCGTTCGGCGTGCCGGACATCAACAACGACCTCGACAACCTGCGTTTCGGGCTGCCGCCGATCGTGCCGGCCGCCTTGCTCGTGGGCTATCTGTTCAGCCAGCTCCCCGGCAAGCACGGGAAGGTGCGGCTGCCGGGCTGGATCCCGGCCACCGTCGCCGCCGCGGCCAGCGTCGCCCTGGCCGCGATGGGTGCCGTGACCACCGTCCACCACCAGGCGGCCATCGCGGCGGAGGCCACCAACGACCTCGGGTACCTGTCCTACCAGGCCCAGGTCGCGGACGAGCTGGAGCACCACACCAGCGGCTTGATCCTGATGAACGCCTACGGCAACGAGAAGGCGTTGTTCCCGGTGTTGGACCGCGTGATCTACGAGGGCAGCAAGACCACCCACGAGAACATCTGGTTCCAGAGCCTCGCCGACCCCGCCGCCAACAGGATCCAGGTGATCGTGATGCGGTTCACCGGTCCCACGGCCGATGACGTGTTCCGGCGCCTGCACGGCTCGCCGGAGCTGAAGGACTACCGGCTGGTGCTTCAGAACGGTCAGTACTTGGTCTACGTCCGTAGGTGA
- a CDS encoding sensor histidine kinase produces MSPRGAAGLLGQRDASVEDGVLAAGLAVLAFAPALSKVGAQIGDLPGRPADVASVALALAQALPLAVRRRFPAAVLAVVGAAFAADQALGYPTTFASLGLYLALYSAGAHQDRRRRTVAAAATVGYAVLALVLHHLGAPHGIGDYSVFYLVTTVAWLAGSVMRRLRQQEIERRRLVAEAAGAAERARIARELHDVVTHHVTAMVVQADAAQFLLSSNPERVVAGLTSVSDTGRRALTELRYLLGVLEATGDKVHSTGDTERPTSDTVGQTGDTVCPDRAPTQGAIADLVEQARATGQPVEFREIGDHRPRPAAVELAAYRVVQEALTNAMKYATAARTNVSVHQHPQHMEVEVTTEGPAKQGAAASASPPRAPQLPAGGRGLAGLRERVRVLHGELEAGPRSDGGFVVRARIPFGPDQE; encoded by the coding sequence ATGTCGCCGCGAGGCGCGGCAGGCTTGCTGGGCCAGCGGGACGCCTCGGTCGAGGACGGTGTGCTGGCGGCGGGGCTCGCGGTGCTGGCCTTCGCCCCGGCGCTGTCGAAGGTCGGTGCGCAGATCGGCGACCTGCCCGGCCGGCCGGCCGACGTGGCGAGCGTCGCGCTGGCCCTGGCGCAGGCACTGCCGCTGGCCGTGCGGCGGAGGTTCCCGGCGGCAGTGCTGGCGGTCGTCGGCGCCGCGTTCGCCGCGGATCAGGCCCTGGGCTATCCGACGACGTTCGCCAGTCTCGGGCTGTATTTGGCTCTTTATTCTGCCGGGGCGCACCAGGATCGCCGGCGCCGCACGGTCGCCGCCGCGGCGACCGTCGGCTACGCCGTGCTGGCCTTGGTACTGCACCACCTCGGCGCACCACATGGGATCGGCGACTACTCCGTCTTCTATCTGGTCACCACCGTGGCCTGGCTGGCCGGCAGCGTGATGCGCCGACTGCGGCAGCAGGAGATCGAGCGGCGGCGGCTGGTCGCCGAGGCCGCCGGCGCCGCCGAACGGGCCAGGATCGCGCGGGAACTGCACGACGTGGTCACCCACCACGTGACCGCCATGGTGGTGCAGGCCGATGCCGCGCAGTTCCTGCTGAGCTCGAATCCGGAGCGGGTCGTGGCGGGGCTGACATCAGTGTCCGATACCGGGCGGCGAGCGCTGACCGAACTGCGCTACCTGCTCGGCGTGCTGGAGGCGACCGGCGACAAGGTTCACTCGACCGGCGACACGGAGCGCCCGACCAGCGACACGGTGGGCCAGACCGGCGACACGGTGTGCCCGGACCGGGCCCCGACCCAGGGCGCGATCGCCGACCTGGTCGAGCAGGCCAGAGCCACCGGCCAGCCGGTCGAATTCCGCGAGATCGGCGACCACCGACCGCGGCCGGCTGCCGTCGAGCTGGCCGCCTACCGCGTGGTCCAGGAGGCGCTCACCAACGCGATGAAGTACGCGACCGCAGCCCGCACGAATGTCTCGGTACATCAGCACCCGCAGCACATGGAGGTCGAGGTGACGACCGAGGGACCGGCGAAGCAAGGAGCCGCCGCCTCCGCGTCCCCTCCCCGCGCTCCGCAACTGCCGGCCGGCGGTCGGGGACTGGCGGGCCTGCGCGAACGTGTCCGGGTACTGCATGGTGAACTGGAGGCCGGTCCCCGCTCGGACGGCGGATTCGTCGTCCGGGCGCGGATCCCGTTCGGACCCGATCAGGAGTGA
- a CDS encoding PQQ-binding-like beta-propeller repeat protein → MSTPPEEPVHRPNPFAPEPEDASPYDSAPPPAPPVMHSPYRPDEALPGQGNRERQPPRFPSLFGTDHHGSGHGGHGGHGGHGGHGGQPEQPQAPMPPLAPPFEQRSSQNVSAGWGGVNESYPVPPQFSYNPDIQPPYQPPAPAPTRNSRRAIIGVAAIALLAVGIGGAVLLQTSSSKSNGGSTVNILGQDSHTAPAKSVTAAWSVPASGDAATVVGSWMVNRKTVVRGDTGAVKAYDAETGKHLWTYQVPGQGASICLMSQVTVQGIGMVQYGASGNCTTIAAIDTSNGKTVWTQNLVAPPGSPAGTTPMMAMGGDVVAAQYGTSITVWNAADGKQLWTTDLTKSKPPCKANQLAAKGTFVTLIEDCGAGPVTVRKDSHTGADLWRTPVPSDGLNGAQVTLVEAALPTIVHVESSSVDKYYTFDAQGKAKATVPGTGDFGKLDLNIGPQGAQQQVPHVQDNTFLAPTADKDATTALAAFDLTSGKKLWQTPAASTGPVIIASQDSDKVTVFAAAAAGSSPHLTTYAMHDGGILASGISGGALGNDWGGATAAAFVTNDRLIVLPAAPEKGADVLAFALGS, encoded by the coding sequence ATGAGCACACCGCCTGAAGAGCCGGTCCACCGGCCGAACCCGTTCGCGCCGGAGCCGGAGGACGCCAGTCCCTACGACTCCGCTCCTCCGCCCGCGCCCCCGGTGATGCATTCGCCCTACCGTCCGGACGAGGCGCTTCCCGGGCAGGGCAACCGCGAGCGGCAGCCGCCGCGGTTCCCGTCGTTGTTCGGCACGGACCACCACGGCAGCGGGCACGGTGGGCACGGGGGGCACGGTGGGCATGGCGGCCACGGTGGGCAGCCCGAGCAGCCGCAGGCGCCGATGCCGCCCTTGGCGCCGCCGTTCGAGCAGCGCTCGTCGCAGAACGTTTCGGCGGGTTGGGGCGGGGTCAACGAGTCCTACCCGGTGCCGCCGCAGTTCTCGTACAACCCCGACATCCAGCCCCCGTACCAGCCGCCGGCTCCCGCCCCGACCCGCAACTCCCGCCGGGCGATCATCGGCGTGGCGGCCATCGCGCTGCTGGCCGTGGGCATCGGGGGCGCGGTGCTGCTGCAGACCAGCTCATCGAAGTCGAACGGCGGGTCGACCGTCAACATCCTGGGTCAGGACTCGCACACGGCCCCGGCCAAGTCCGTCACGGCGGCCTGGTCCGTGCCCGCGTCCGGCGACGCCGCGACGGTCGTCGGCAGCTGGATGGTGAACAGGAAGACGGTGGTGCGCGGCGACACCGGGGCCGTGAAGGCCTACGACGCCGAGACCGGCAAGCACCTGTGGACGTACCAGGTACCCGGTCAGGGGGCGTCGATCTGCCTGATGAGCCAGGTGACGGTCCAGGGGATCGGCATGGTGCAGTACGGCGCGTCCGGCAACTGCACCACCATCGCGGCGATCGACACCTCCAACGGCAAGACGGTCTGGACGCAGAACCTCGTGGCGCCCCCCGGTTCGCCGGCGGGCACGACGCCGATGATGGCGATGGGCGGCGACGTGGTGGCCGCCCAGTACGGAACCTCGATCACCGTGTGGAACGCAGCCGACGGCAAGCAGCTGTGGACCACCGACCTGACGAAGTCCAAACCGCCGTGCAAGGCGAACCAACTGGCGGCCAAGGGCACCTTCGTCACCCTGATCGAGGACTGCGGCGCCGGCCCGGTCACGGTCCGCAAGGACTCCCACACCGGCGCCGACCTGTGGCGCACCCCGGTACCCTCGGACGGCCTGAACGGCGCCCAGGTCACCCTGGTCGAAGCGGCGCTCCCGACGATCGTGCACGTCGAGTCCTCATCGGTCGACAAGTACTACACCTTCGACGCCCAGGGCAAAGCGAAGGCGACGGTCCCCGGCACCGGCGACTTCGGCAAGCTGGACCTGAACATCGGCCCCCAGGGCGCCCAGCAACAGGTACCGCACGTCCAGGACAACACCTTCCTGGCCCCCACCGCCGACAAGGACGCGACCACCGCCCTGGCCGCCTTCGACCTGACCTCCGGCAAGAAGCTGTGGCAGACCCCGGCCGCGTCCACCGGCCCGGTCATCATCGCCAGCCAGGACTCGGACAAGGTCACCGTGTTCGCCGCCGCCGCAGCGGGCTCATCCCCGCACCTGACCACGTACGCGATGCACGACGGCGGCATCCTCGCCTCCGGCATCAGCGGCGGCGCCCTCGGCAACGACTGGGGCGGAGCCACAGCCGCGGCTTTCGTCACCAACGACCGGCTGATCGTGCTGCCGGCGGCGCCGGAGAAGGGCGCGGACGTCCTCGCCTTCGCTTTGGGCAGCTGA
- a CDS encoding phosphotransferase codes for MRPDGPDLSDQPDDGTGWLGADWLEKAVTRTDGLLARHGYRRTGVPIEIRRWSVSAVLRVPTDREPVWYKAVPPVFAHEGRVTAWLAETVPDLVPTVLGHGDGWLVTTEMPTGDEPSVGHPIDDVLRLQRTTIGRAEEILALGCPDRTPSRACASVAALAQRRDLLGADLADHVDVLLPALDRRVAEISTLSMPSTLVHGDVNGANSRWTGRGWMHIDWTDACLAHPVVELAQPLIDATAQERRALESRFDSAWSDLVPAAQMRRVLAEAPLLGAAHQAGTYLSIIDGVGPANDHPDMLRFWTRRLVETLQ; via the coding sequence GTGAGGCCGGACGGGCCGGACCTGTCGGATCAGCCGGACGACGGCACCGGATGGCTCGGTGCGGACTGGCTCGAGAAGGCCGTCACCCGCACCGACGGCCTGCTGGCCCGGCACGGATACCGCCGCACCGGCGTGCCGATCGAGATCCGGCGCTGGAGCGTCTCCGCGGTCCTGCGCGTACCCACCGACCGGGAACCGGTCTGGTACAAGGCGGTGCCTCCGGTCTTCGCCCACGAGGGGCGGGTGACGGCCTGGCTCGCCGAGACCGTGCCGGACCTGGTGCCGACCGTGCTCGGCCACGGTGACGGCTGGCTGGTCACCACCGAGATGCCCACCGGCGACGAACCGTCGGTCGGGCACCCCATCGACGACGTCCTGCGGTTGCAGCGCACCACCATCGGCCGGGCCGAGGAGATCCTCGCGCTGGGCTGTCCGGACCGGACGCCGTCCCGGGCCTGCGCGTCGGTGGCGGCCCTGGCCCAGCGCCGCGACCTGCTCGGCGCGGACCTCGCCGACCACGTGGACGTCCTGCTTCCGGCCCTGGACCGCCGGGTCGCCGAGATCAGCACCCTGTCGATGCCCTCGACGCTGGTGCACGGCGACGTCAACGGGGCGAACTCCCGCTGGACCGGCCGCGGGTGGATGCACATCGACTGGACCGACGCGTGCCTGGCCCACCCCGTCGTGGAGCTGGCACAGCCGCTGATCGACGCCACCGCCCAGGAGCGGCGCGCCCTGGAGTCCAGGTTCGACAGCGCGTGGTCCGACCTCGTCCCGGCCGCGCAGATGCGCCGGGTGCTCGCCGAAGCGCCGCTGCTCGGGGCCGCGCACCAGGCCGGAACCTACTTGAGCATCATCGACGGGGTCGGGCCGGCGAACGACCATCCGGACATGCTCCGGTTCTGGACGCGGCGTCTTGTCGAGACGCTTCAGTAG
- a CDS encoding glycosyltransferase family 2 protein, translated as MRTRPKGSYNHARRNTANRRSGKNAAHLLSRRQTVFVLGLAAVVTVAVVVRPMAALTVLVAACIAFYSLFAILKLVVTVAGQKHRSLPRREVTADDPGLPYYGVLLPVHKEANMLRHLVARVERLEYPREKLRILLLIESDDEETLSAAEDLALPFRWGAEPGDEPLGHLTAVVIPPGGPKTKPNAMNVAFDLLVAAGCTFCTIYDAEDRPAPDQLLRAVGTFRAAPPELACLQAELVFWNDDTNWVTALYWISYKVHFRRFLPGLARLGMTIPLGGTSNHFRMKALTATALSNGDIWDAYNLTEDADLGARLVAGGYHIDLLHSVTLEEAPARMRIVDKQQRRWKGGYLQTGLVHTRRPVSSARQMGLARWLCFNLLMIGTPLSFLLNPIFWGMTAAYFVTRTQLVTELFPRDIYYPSLILLLVGNFGLLCELMLTCLQEVEHTRGQYGLVKYMLLAPLMWLWISRSTYIAVFEMAIGKRTWHKTPHGHEIGDDGDDGDGIGGSGTFGRTEAASGAGSAVVATVTRTVAPRAPQTMVGERQ; from the coding sequence ATGAGAACCAGGCCCAAGGGGAGCTATAACCATGCGCGGCGCAACACCGCGAACCGCCGCAGTGGCAAGAATGCGGCGCATCTGCTGAGCCGGCGCCAGACCGTGTTCGTCCTCGGACTGGCGGCCGTCGTCACCGTCGCGGTGGTGGTCCGGCCGATGGCGGCCCTGACCGTGCTCGTCGCCGCCTGCATAGCGTTCTACTCCCTGTTCGCCATCCTCAAACTCGTTGTGACGGTCGCCGGCCAGAAGCACCGCTCACTGCCCCGGCGCGAGGTGACCGCGGACGATCCCGGCCTGCCCTACTACGGGGTCCTGCTTCCGGTGCACAAGGAAGCCAACATGCTCCGACACCTGGTGGCCCGGGTGGAGCGCCTGGAATACCCGCGCGAGAAACTGCGCATCCTGCTGCTCATCGAGTCCGACGACGAGGAGACCCTGAGCGCGGCCGAGGACCTGGCCCTGCCGTTCCGCTGGGGCGCCGAGCCGGGCGACGAACCGCTGGGCCACCTGACGGCCGTCGTGATTCCCCCCGGCGGGCCCAAGACCAAGCCCAACGCCATGAACGTGGCCTTCGACCTGCTGGTCGCCGCCGGCTGCACGTTCTGCACCATCTACGACGCCGAAGACCGCCCGGCCCCGGACCAGCTGCTGCGCGCGGTCGGCACCTTCCGCGCCGCGCCGCCGGAGCTGGCGTGCCTGCAGGCCGAGCTGGTGTTCTGGAACGACGACACCAACTGGGTCACCGCGCTGTACTGGATCAGCTACAAGGTGCACTTCCGGCGCTTCCTGCCGGGCCTGGCCCGGCTGGGTATGACGATCCCGCTGGGCGGTACCTCGAACCACTTCCGGATGAAGGCGCTGACCGCCACCGCCCTGTCCAACGGCGACATCTGGGACGCCTACAACCTCACCGAGGACGCCGACCTGGGCGCGCGCCTGGTGGCCGGCGGCTATCACATCGACCTGCTGCACTCGGTGACGCTGGAAGAGGCCCCGGCCCGGATGCGGATCGTGGACAAGCAGCAGCGCCGCTGGAAGGGCGGCTATCTGCAGACGGGCCTGGTGCACACCCGCCGGCCGGTCTCCAGTGCCCGGCAGATGGGGCTCGCGCGCTGGCTGTGCTTCAACCTGCTGATGATCGGCACCCCGCTGTCGTTCCTGCTCAACCCGATCTTCTGGGGGATGACGGCGGCCTACTTCGTGACCCGGACCCAGCTGGTCACCGAGCTGTTCCCGCGCGACATCTACTACCCGAGCCTGATCCTGCTGCTGGTCGGCAACTTCGGCCTGCTCTGCGAGCTGATGCTGACCTGCCTGCAGGAGGTCGAGCACACCCGCGGCCAGTACGGCCTGGTCAAGTACATGCTGCTGGCGCCGCTCATGTGGCTGTGGATAAGCCGCTCCACCTACATCGCGGTCTTCGAGATGGCGATCGGCAAGCGCACCTGGCACAAGACGCCGCACGGCCACGAGATCGGCGACGACGGCGACGACGGCGACGGCATAGGCGGGTCCGGTACATTCGGCCGGACCGAAGCGGCCTCCGGGGCCGGATCGGCCGTGGTGGCCACAGTGACCCGCACCGTCGCACCGCGCGCGCCGCAGACGATGGTGGGGGAACGGCAATGA
- a CDS encoding response regulator — translation MTDRPIRVLVCDDQELVRTGYATIFSAQPDMEVVGESANGVEAVEMAARLRPDVVVMDIRMPLLDGIQATRRLAGPDAADPPRVLVVTTFNVDAYVYDAFRAGASGFLLKDAPPAEMVNGVRTVARGEALLAPAVTRTLIGRFAERLRPGDPSRTAREEIVRTLTPRELEVLELIAEGLSNAEIAASLFITPETVKTYVSRILTKLDLRDRVQAVVLAYRIGLAGGTP, via the coding sequence GTGACCGACCGGCCCATCCGCGTGCTCGTCTGTGACGACCAGGAACTGGTGCGCACCGGCTACGCCACCATCTTCTCGGCCCAACCCGACATGGAGGTCGTCGGCGAATCCGCCAACGGCGTCGAGGCGGTCGAGATGGCGGCCCGCCTCCGCCCCGACGTGGTGGTGATGGACATCCGCATGCCGCTGCTGGACGGGATCCAAGCCACCCGCCGCCTGGCCGGACCCGACGCCGCCGACCCGCCGAGGGTCCTCGTCGTCACCACCTTCAACGTCGACGCCTACGTCTACGACGCCTTCCGCGCCGGAGCCAGCGGCTTCCTACTGAAGGACGCGCCCCCGGCCGAGATGGTCAACGGCGTCCGCACCGTCGCCCGGGGCGAGGCCCTGCTGGCGCCGGCGGTCACGCGCACCCTCATCGGTCGCTTCGCCGAACGGCTGCGCCCGGGAGACCCTTCCCGCACGGCGCGTGAAGAGATCGTGCGAACACTGACGCCTCGCGAACTGGAAGTGCTCGAACTCATCGCTGAAGGACTCTCGAACGCCGAGATCGCGGCGTCCCTGTTCATCACGCCCGAGACCGTCAAGACCTACGTGTCGCGCATCCTGACCAAGCTCGACCTGCGCGACCGGGTCCAGGCCGTCGTTCTCGCCTACCGGATCGGGCTCGCCGGCGGCACGCCTTAG
- a CDS encoding lysostaphin resistance A-like protein, producing the protein MSTTDVRRDADFDHGSARSGPDRGRWGRMAHSPLGWALAGLVGVGLVAGVTANGPGPVPVLGGGVAVGVYWVVMRRLARRATPEIAGRGAGRQALLGTALGLGFVAVSTLLIVAFGGYSFSWAHHAVVGTLASVLAVQAGASLTEELMFRGVALQAIEQRWGSRVAVAATALFFGAVHMANPGATLWSGLSIAVEAGAMLGAAFLWQRSIWLVTAVHFAWNSAEQLLGVPVSGHTPDARLFSVRTSGSHLLTGGAFGLEASVFPVVIGLLLAMLMFAAARRSGNVVPARRADRRNR; encoded by the coding sequence ATGAGCACGACGGATGTTCGCCGCGACGCAGACTTCGATCACGGGTCGGCACGGTCCGGTCCGGATCGCGGCCGCTGGGGTCGGATGGCGCACAGCCCGCTGGGCTGGGCGCTGGCCGGGCTGGTGGGGGTGGGCCTGGTGGCGGGGGTGACCGCGAACGGGCCGGGTCCGGTGCCGGTGTTGGGAGGGGGCGTCGCGGTGGGCGTCTACTGGGTGGTGATGCGGCGCCTGGCGCGGCGGGCCACTCCGGAGATCGCGGGGCGCGGTGCCGGGCGGCAGGCGTTGCTGGGCACTGCGTTGGGGCTGGGGTTCGTCGCGGTCTCGACGTTGCTGATCGTGGCTTTCGGCGGGTACTCGTTCTCCTGGGCGCACCACGCGGTCGTGGGAACGTTGGCCTCGGTGCTGGCGGTTCAGGCGGGGGCGTCGCTGACCGAGGAGCTGATGTTCCGGGGCGTGGCGTTGCAGGCCATCGAGCAGCGGTGGGGCAGTCGGGTCGCGGTCGCGGCCACCGCGCTGTTCTTCGGCGCGGTGCACATGGCCAACCCCGGGGCCACGCTGTGGAGCGGGCTGTCCATCGCCGTCGAGGCCGGGGCCATGTTGGGGGCGGCGTTCCTGTGGCAGCGCAGTATCTGGCTTGTCACCGCGGTGCACTTCGCCTGGAACAGTGCCGAGCAGCTGCTGGGCGTGCCGGTCTCCGGGCACACCCCCGACGCCCGGCTGTTCAGTGTGCGGACCAGCGGTTCGCACCTGCTGACCGGCGGCGCGTTCGGGCTGGAGGCGTCGGTCTTCCCGGTGGTGATCGGCCTGCTGCTGGCGATGCTGATGTTCGCCGCCGCCCGCCGGAGCGGCAATGTGGTGCCCGCACGTCGCGCCGACCGGAGGAACCGCTAG
- a CDS encoding condensation domain-containing protein, whose translation MRMIEFVDDAIAPGRVLVWSAVGAEPAAGDGAPPSLIQQTYLRQSWAQRAAGAAKPRWWGVAADVAGRFDRDAMAGVFAELVRRHDAFRAMFHVEDGGVEYRQVGADRVEFVAEDLGTPGTGRELAVRLSEIFDRRTDPFTWPQYVFVTVERESDWTVLFSADHVVIDLYSLANVGNELVELYESAVEGREPQLFPGVRYAEFCEAEREALPSPEVLTESVGLWHALAESGDGTLPGFPIDLGDFREQPRVAAYEESVLADAAMTQRFERWCRSHGGSLPSGLAAAVAIASTPAGEPFRTILAVGTRPVGPRSTMGWYVTAAPLSFPVGDDSSGLRATMATAHAAMRTIDRDIPYAVVTDRLPPELGFDDASWLSIVDFRSLPGAERHTEWNLRAVGAPRYVTGGDLWINIVARGLTAHVRYPSSDEARKRVLRFLDTIADIIAGVSGAE comes from the coding sequence ATGCGAATGATCGAATTCGTCGACGACGCGATAGCACCGGGACGGGTGCTCGTCTGGTCGGCGGTGGGAGCCGAACCGGCGGCGGGAGACGGGGCTCCGCCCTCGCTGATCCAGCAGACCTATCTGCGGCAGTCCTGGGCACAGCGCGCGGCCGGCGCCGCGAAGCCCCGATGGTGGGGAGTGGCCGCCGACGTGGCGGGGCGCTTCGACCGGGACGCGATGGCCGGGGTCTTCGCCGAGCTGGTTCGGCGGCATGACGCTTTCCGGGCGATGTTCCACGTCGAGGACGGAGGCGTGGAGTATCGGCAGGTCGGCGCGGACCGTGTCGAGTTCGTCGCCGAGGATCTCGGGACCCCCGGGACCGGTCGCGAACTCGCCGTCCGGCTCTCGGAGATCTTCGACCGGCGGACTGATCCGTTCACCTGGCCCCAATACGTGTTCGTCACCGTGGAACGGGAGTCGGACTGGACGGTGCTGTTCAGTGCCGATCACGTCGTCATCGACCTGTACTCGCTCGCGAACGTGGGCAACGAGCTCGTCGAGCTCTACGAGTCGGCGGTGGAAGGACGAGAACCCCAGCTGTTCCCCGGCGTTCGCTACGCAGAGTTCTGCGAGGCGGAGCGGGAAGCACTCCCATCCCCGGAAGTCCTGACCGAATCGGTCGGCCTCTGGCACGCACTGGCCGAATCCGGTGACGGCACACTGCCGGGCTTCCCGATCGACCTGGGCGACTTCCGGGAGCAGCCGCGGGTCGCCGCCTATGAGGAGTCAGTCCTCGCCGACGCCGCGATGACGCAGCGCTTCGAGCGCTGGTGCCGAAGCCACGGTGGCAGCCTGCCCTCCGGCCTGGCCGCGGCCGTCGCGATCGCCTCGACGCCCGCCGGGGAGCCGTTCCGCACCATCCTGGCCGTCGGGACGCGGCCGGTCGGTCCCAGGTCCACGATGGGCTGGTACGTCACCGCGGCACCGCTGTCGTTCCCCGTCGGCGACGACAGTTCGGGCCTGCGCGCGACGATGGCCACCGCCCACGCGGCGATGCGCACCATCGACCGGGACATCCCCTACGCCGTGGTCACCGACCGGCTGCCGCCGGAACTGGGCTTCGACGACGCCAGCTGGCTGTCCATCGTCGACTTCCGCAGCCTGCCGGGAGCGGAGCGGCACACCGAGTGGAACCTGCGAGCCGTCGGCGCGCCCCGGTACGTGACCGGCGGCGACCTGTGGATCAACATCGTCGCCCGGGGACTGACCGCTCATGTCCGCTATCCGAGTTCGGATGAGGCCAGGAAGCGGGTGCTGAGGTTCCTGGACACCATCGCCGACATCATCGCCGGTGTCTCGGGAGCCGAATAG